A genomic window from Candidatus Obscuribacter sp. includes:
- a CDS encoding thiolase family protein has product MTREVVIVDALRTPIGRYGGVFKDVRADDLAAHVIKELLKRNPQVNPEEIEDVLMGCANQAGEDNRNVARMAVLLAGLPVKVAGGTVNRLCGSGMMAVNDAVNAIKNNLGDIYIAGGVESMTRSPFVMGKPEAAFPRGDMKLIDTTLGWRFVNKRLADMHHPYSMGETAENVAEKYQISREEQDAFAYSSQQKYKKALEANAFENEIAPVVVPKKKGESETIKVDEHPRPDTTIAELTKLKPAFREGGSVTAGNSSGINDGAAALLIMERQKALDMGFKPMARFVTSAVAGVDPAVMGIGPVPATRKALARAGVKMADINLIELNEAFAAQVLACAQDLQPDLTRVNVLGGSIALGHPLGASGARILTTLVHEMQRREAKMGLATMCIGVGQGIATIIARD; this is encoded by the coding sequence ATGACAAGAGAAGTAGTAATAGTCGACGCTTTGAGAACACCAATAGGGCGCTATGGTGGGGTTTTTAAAGATGTCCGGGCTGATGACCTGGCCGCTCATGTAATCAAAGAACTTCTCAAACGCAACCCACAAGTCAATCCCGAAGAAATCGAAGATGTCTTGATGGGCTGCGCTAACCAGGCTGGTGAAGACAACCGCAATGTGGCGCGTATGGCTGTGCTTTTGGCGGGTCTGCCTGTCAAAGTGGCTGGCGGTACTGTCAATCGTCTCTGTGGCTCAGGAATGATGGCAGTAAACGACGCTGTCAACGCCATTAAAAACAATCTGGGTGATATCTACATAGCAGGCGGTGTGGAGTCTATGACGCGCTCGCCTTTTGTCATGGGCAAGCCTGAGGCTGCTTTTCCCAGAGGCGATATGAAGCTCATCGATACGACCCTGGGTTGGCGCTTTGTCAATAAAAGGTTGGCTGATATGCACCATCCTTACTCGATGGGCGAAACAGCTGAAAACGTTGCCGAAAAATATCAAATTAGCCGCGAAGAGCAAGATGCCTTTGCTTACTCCAGTCAGCAAAAATACAAAAAAGCGCTGGAAGCCAATGCCTTTGAAAATGAAATAGCCCCGGTGGTTGTGCCTAAAAAGAAAGGCGAGAGCGAAACAATCAAAGTCGACGAGCATCCGCGCCCGGACACAACTATTGCCGAATTGACCAAACTTAAGCCCGCATTTAGAGAGGGTGGCAGTGTAACAGCCGGTAATTCTAGTGGTATCAATGACGGTGCCGCAGCCCTGCTTATCATGGAACGTCAAAAAGCTTTAGACATGGGCTTTAAGCCCATGGCACGTTTTGTCACCAGTGCCGTTGCTGGAGTCGACCCGGCCGTTATGGGCATCGGTCCAGTGCCAGCGACACGTAAAGCACTGGCGAGGGCTGGTGTAAAGATGGCAGATATCAACTTGATTGAGCTCAACGAAGCCTTTGCCGCTCAAGTCCTGGCCTGTGCTCAAGATCTACAACCAGACCTGACAAGAGTCAATGTGCTCGGTGGCTCAATAGCACTGGGACATCCACTGGGAGCAAGTGGTGCTCGCATTTTGACCACTCTGGTACATGAAATGCAAAGGCGTGAAGCCAAAATGGGACTGGCCACGATGTGTATCGGGGTTGGTCAGGGTATCGCTACAATCATCGCGCGGGACTAA
- a CDS encoding DUF4388 domain-containing protein → MAVTPSEQKPDRNEQTKSQQNIIVLKYGPELLNEMAALAKTKRLYDAIIVDSTLCGYLFPAEVLIEAGRLAKGLLELAGALIFLKSEKATAIIRESLTGMMSFHVFDNHAELFDYSPSLTKFIQTAIGRDSTFVDEATDLSHQVLMSSVPVLTAQAMTLKLNMETHHRRNLLLACIDNYTPVATLSNRAVATGRVSDQEFVERLKELENEKNIFPIFNKIPFLVNCFKAKTAFTLREYLIAGGLITRAQMDDLLTEQNNMPAKQRLSIGVLAVKKGLINARQLEIALQDQAFYGQTEESEKFNLGSAGGEEDKVQSLVGHLGSTDPSNLLQNLATNRETGVLSVEYRDMQFRALFENGKITHAKLGKLLGNPAVIEFASVWKQGIFVFIQRTPPADLAKDNCKVGKALDKLLLDAALAADNTEVTWKKLPKGPESVLEKVSDTQGHLDNEELKDPKEKHKLNQKERDMMRKLWNALDGLHTLSLVIRNLQDVTTADASAAIDRLLAYDLVNVPQVDLFGPLSKFQELVKRITETIGVERSEAFLRLSLRDTLGYSGRARVFILSRQGDVGVDMAAARTAGTSLSVVLQDLEDWQVKYIEYATQELDRKVLLAIIKEVHNA, encoded by the coding sequence ATGGCGGTCACACCTTCCGAACAAAAGCCAGATCGAAACGAGCAGACTAAAAGTCAGCAAAATATTATCGTTTTGAAATATGGTCCAGAACTCCTAAACGAGATGGCAGCCTTAGCAAAAACTAAGCGTCTCTATGATGCCATTATTGTGGATTCGACTTTGTGTGGTTATTTGTTCCCGGCAGAAGTATTGATTGAAGCCGGCAGGTTGGCTAAGGGTTTACTGGAGCTGGCCGGAGCACTTATTTTTCTTAAGTCCGAAAAAGCCACTGCCATCATAAGAGAGTCACTTACCGGCATGATGTCTTTTCATGTCTTTGACAATCACGCTGAGCTATTTGATTACTCACCGTCACTGACTAAATTTATCCAGACCGCTATTGGTCGCGATTCTACATTTGTTGATGAAGCGACAGATCTCTCACACCAGGTACTGATGAGTAGTGTGCCCGTGCTGACAGCGCAGGCAATGACTCTCAAGCTCAATATGGAGACGCACCACAGGCGCAATCTGCTTTTGGCCTGTATAGATAATTACACTCCAGTAGCCACTCTCAGCAATAGAGCGGTAGCAACCGGACGTGTCAGTGATCAAGAATTTGTCGAACGCCTAAAAGAACTGGAAAACGAGAAAAACATCTTCCCGATTTTCAATAAGATTCCGTTTTTGGTCAATTGTTTTAAGGCAAAAACTGCTTTTACTCTGCGCGAATATCTAATTGCTGGCGGACTAATAACACGAGCCCAAATGGACGATTTGCTCACTGAGCAAAATAATATGCCGGCCAAGCAAAGACTATCTATCGGAGTTTTGGCAGTCAAAAAAGGTTTGATTAACGCCAGACAACTAGAAATTGCTTTGCAGGATCAGGCGTTTTACGGTCAGACAGAAGAATCTGAGAAGTTTAATCTTGGCTCAGCTGGCGGTGAAGAAGACAAAGTGCAGTCACTAGTTGGACACCTTGGCTCAACCGATCCATCCAATTTGCTGCAAAACCTGGCCACTAACAGAGAGACCGGTGTGCTCTCAGTTGAATACCGCGACATGCAGTTTAGAGCACTATTTGAAAACGGCAAAATCACTCACGCTAAATTGGGCAAACTACTCGGCAATCCAGCCGTGATTGAATTTGCCTCAGTATGGAAACAGGGCATCTTTGTCTTTATCCAGCGCACACCTCCAGCAGATCTGGCTAAAGACAATTGCAAAGTCGGCAAAGCCCTGGACAAACTATTACTAGATGCCGCTCTGGCCGCCGATAATACCGAAGTCACCTGGAAGAAGCTACCGAAAGGACCAGAAAGCGTCCTGGAAAAAGTGAGCGATACTCAAGGTCATCTCGACAACGAAGAACTGAAAGATCCAAAAGAGAAACACAAACTCAATCAAAAAGAACGCGACATGATGCGCAAGCTCTGGAATGCGCTCGATGGCTTGCACACACTCTCCCTGGTGATACGCAATCTACAAGATGTAACGACAGCTGATGCATCAGCTGCTATTGATAGACTTTTGGCCTATGACTTAGTCAATGTGCCACAAGTTGATTTGTTTGGACCACTGAGCAAGTTTCAAGAGTTGGTCAAACGTATTACCGAGACTATTGGCGTCGAGCGCTCAGAGGCATTTTTGCGTCTCAGCTTGAGAGACACACTGGGATATTCTGGTCGCGCTCGGGTCTTTATCCTGTCGCGTCAGGGCGATGTCGGGGTGGATATGGCCGCAGCTCGCACCGCCGGCACATCACTATCTGTGGTGCTACAGGATTTAGAGGACTGGCAGGTCAAATACATCGAGTATGCCACTCAGGAGCTTGATCGCAAAGTCTTACTCGCCATCATCAAAGAAGTACATAACGCCTGA
- a CDS encoding AAA family ATPase produces the protein MWVEKVELTSYGAIQGESIVFSEDKINLVVEPNEYGKTTMATAIWSILFDFALDQKAEDERLTAKDARQPKSGLPYMAKMDINHKHKRLTIVRNFAEGTYQVLDRDHRDADITREYQGANGEDEIGLKLTGMTRELFKSTCFVGQRELDEHAFGGESHLASLVQGIADSASPSGTCAQAVRVLNESLEKTNINDRTVKMDNLVRDLEIVRQDLLNKIKAYERDRRDVSASFDRLMIINRILSGDNNRYKATEFHNLKFQLSDAENRLTRLREIRSRKDQLEQEIDDLPPVPEVPQDIKKPLLDLWSRHNNKAVELSKLKAELSPQENMFKEKQDEIKVRLGNLSVFTQEEAHMVSSLAGSMQTAEEELNGLLERRQNERDKFSQDNDNKDLDEIKKSLTSLESEGVDNARSYNSLIVAFQEQLEDSERNLHQSRAKQKELTVKREEIRKKKQLTSIIVGFVAVMLIVLGIVMFVLVKTMAYMTMPLVIIGLIALAISGVMITPVFKPQTILKSEFAATDADVNRIAQDMQDKQNKVGALEIKLDTLARKVGLSNRKELAAKLEEYSQQASKLKELTLLEQLVEQKEQVVKRYKTDLQKYLEKASKTDVDSSAATARELSSALSQYMDETRQLAEVHHEAASNSRKFASIEEEIIDNDKAILNLFRKSGADLGENDAAAMEEVSYRLNNLSSLLKLQAELESMEQEIGVAYSELPGLIKNVEDYQSRVVQQLESIKQLYPGIENIAPLSEEELAQEEDAPKDMRELEGLKVEREEALLRIRTLSNTCDEQYLLAMEDLDLTEFKLQGAKRARLALELARDTLKRLSGENYMDWSQHLNGIATEMLTRLGMDYDEVKFDNELKLVARRKSDGDHISAAQIMSQLSTGTKEQLHWLARMVVARYLSRSNSLPIIMDEPFSESDDDRFVKMMRFLTSVIAQEHQVILFSCHQQRHIWLKQQLDELERGKLIFCRRQKA, from the coding sequence ATGTGGGTTGAGAAAGTCGAACTAACAAGCTATGGCGCCATTCAGGGTGAATCAATTGTCTTTAGCGAAGACAAAATCAACCTTGTGGTCGAGCCTAACGAATACGGCAAAACCACGATGGCAACTGCTATCTGGTCTATACTCTTTGACTTTGCCTTAGACCAAAAAGCTGAAGACGAGAGACTGACTGCTAAAGATGCCAGACAGCCCAAGTCTGGTCTGCCCTATATGGCAAAAATGGACATCAATCACAAGCACAAAAGATTGACCATAGTCCGTAATTTTGCCGAAGGTACATACCAGGTACTCGACCGCGATCACCGCGATGCTGATATCACAAGAGAGTACCAGGGAGCAAACGGCGAAGACGAAATCGGTCTCAAGCTCACGGGTATGACCCGAGAACTTTTTAAATCGACCTGTTTTGTCGGTCAGCGCGAACTCGATGAACACGCCTTTGGAGGTGAAAGCCACCTGGCCTCTCTGGTCCAGGGTATCGCCGACAGTGCCAGCCCGAGCGGCACTTGTGCTCAGGCAGTGCGTGTGCTCAATGAGAGCCTGGAAAAAACCAATATCAATGACCGTACTGTCAAAATGGACAATCTTGTGCGCGACTTAGAGATTGTGCGCCAGGATTTGCTCAATAAAATCAAAGCCTACGAAAGAGACAGACGCGACGTATCTGCATCTTTTGATCGCCTCATGATCATCAATCGCATTTTGTCTGGAGACAACAATCGCTACAAAGCAACTGAATTTCACAATCTTAAATTTCAGCTCTCTGATGCCGAAAACAGACTGACTCGCTTGAGAGAAATCCGCTCGCGCAAAGATCAGTTAGAGCAAGAAATCGACGACCTGCCACCAGTGCCAGAAGTACCGCAGGATATCAAAAAGCCCCTGCTTGACTTGTGGAGCCGTCACAATAACAAAGCCGTTGAGCTAAGCAAACTTAAAGCTGAGCTTTCGCCTCAAGAAAATATGTTCAAAGAGAAGCAAGACGAAATCAAAGTACGTCTCGGCAATCTCTCAGTTTTCACCCAAGAAGAAGCCCATATGGTCTCTTCTTTAGCAGGCAGTATGCAAACAGCAGAAGAAGAGTTGAATGGACTGCTTGAGCGCAGACAGAATGAGCGCGACAAGTTTTCGCAGGACAACGACAATAAAGACCTAGACGAAATCAAAAAATCCCTCACCTCACTGGAATCAGAAGGTGTAGATAACGCCCGCTCCTACAACTCGCTTATTGTCGCCTTCCAGGAGCAACTGGAAGACTCTGAGCGCAACTTGCATCAAAGCAGAGCCAAGCAAAAAGAACTAACAGTCAAACGCGAAGAAATCAGAAAGAAAAAGCAGTTGACCAGCATTATCGTCGGCTTTGTTGCTGTAATGCTTATCGTGCTTGGCATAGTAATGTTTGTCCTGGTCAAAACCATGGCTTATATGACCATGCCTCTAGTCATAATTGGCCTTATAGCGCTTGCTATTTCGGGTGTGATGATTACACCTGTATTTAAGCCACAGACCATCCTCAAGAGCGAATTTGCCGCCACCGATGCTGACGTCAATCGTATCGCCCAGGATATGCAAGACAAACAAAACAAGGTCGGCGCTCTCGAAATCAAACTGGATACACTGGCTCGCAAAGTCGGTTTGAGCAACCGCAAAGAGTTAGCCGCCAAGCTCGAAGAATACAGTCAACAAGCAAGCAAACTCAAAGAGCTGACTTTACTTGAACAACTGGTCGAACAAAAAGAGCAGGTGGTCAAACGCTATAAGACAGATCTGCAAAAGTATTTGGAAAAAGCCAGTAAAACTGACGTAGACTCCAGTGCTGCCACAGCTAGAGAGCTTAGCTCGGCCCTGTCGCAGTACATGGACGAGACCAGACAATTAGCCGAAGTGCACCATGAAGCAGCCAGCAATAGTCGCAAGTTTGCCTCAATAGAAGAAGAGATTATCGACAACGACAAAGCCATCCTCAATCTATTTAGAAAGAGTGGAGCTGATCTCGGCGAAAACGATGCCGCAGCCATGGAAGAAGTCAGCTATCGCCTCAACAACCTCTCTAGTTTGCTTAAATTGCAAGCCGAGCTAGAGAGCATGGAGCAAGAAATAGGTGTTGCCTATAGTGAATTACCAGGCCTGATTAAAAACGTAGAAGATTATCAATCCCGCGTGGTCCAACAGCTGGAGTCAATTAAACAGCTCTATCCTGGCATCGAAAACATCGCACCACTATCCGAAGAAGAACTGGCGCAGGAAGAAGACGCGCCTAAAGACATGCGCGAACTGGAAGGTCTCAAGGTAGAAAGAGAAGAAGCACTATTGCGCATCCGCACGCTATCTAATACTTGCGATGAGCAGTATCTCTTAGCCATGGAAGACCTGGATTTGACTGAGTTTAAACTGCAGGGAGCAAAGCGAGCCAGACTGGCTCTGGAGCTAGCCCGCGACACACTAAAACGTCTCTCTGGCGAAAACTATATGGACTGGTCGCAGCACTTAAACGGCATTGCAACAGAGATGTTAACAAGACTGGGTATGGATTATGACGAAGTCAAATTTGACAATGAGCTAAAACTCGTGGCCAGACGTAAGAGTGACGGAGACCACATCAGCGCTGCACAAATTATGAGTCAGCTATCCACCGGTACAAAAGAACAATTGCACTGGCTCGCTCGTATGGTCGTAGCCCGCTATCTATCTCGTTCTAACTCACTGCCTATCATTATGGATGAGCCATTTTCGGAGTCTGACGATGATCGCTTTGTCAAAATGATGCGCTTCCTCACATCTGTGATAGCCCAGGAGCATCAAGTCATACTCTTTAGCTGCCACCAGCAGCGCCATATCTGGCTCAAGCAACAACTAGATGAGCTCGAACGCGGCAAGCTGATTTTTTGTAGAAGACAAAAGGCATAA